The following proteins come from a genomic window of Maribacter sp. HTCC2170:
- a CDS encoding CotH kinase family protein — protein MEDGPVGSKTCTKLSMKVKFNWKGTDDKFYGLKKLQFHSQRADDTQMKERMGYYLFRSMGVPAPRSVHARLLINGEFNGLFALTEQIDGRFTRLNFEDGENNLYKEIWPVDQFGETYGEQDYKDHLKTNEDENPSVALMMSFAEEISSADVTDMPELINNWMDIDKITSYIVVDRTIKNDDGVFHWYCSDGWCSSHNYYWYEDVEQNKIHLIPWDLDNSFENIIEVENPWTQVVDPLGQITANCEPFNAGPLMQRSASCDKLTSGWASFTEELNQKKSQLINGPMTAINTNRLIDKWSTQIREATIEARNLHDDAVSLERWEEQVNELKLKLEYARNN, from the coding sequence ATTGAAGATGGCCCAGTAGGGAGCAAAACATGTACAAAACTTTCAATGAAAGTAAAGTTCAACTGGAAGGGCACCGATGACAAGTTCTATGGGCTTAAAAAATTGCAATTCCACTCACAACGTGCGGACGACACCCAAATGAAAGAACGTATGGGTTATTATCTTTTTAGATCAATGGGCGTGCCTGCGCCTAGATCGGTACATGCTCGATTGTTGATAAATGGAGAATTCAATGGACTTTTTGCCTTGACAGAGCAAATTGATGGAAGGTTTACACGTCTTAATTTTGAAGATGGAGAGAATAATCTTTACAAAGAAATTTGGCCAGTGGACCAATTTGGAGAAACATATGGGGAGCAAGATTATAAAGATCACCTTAAAACCAATGAAGACGAAAACCCATCAGTTGCGCTTATGATGTCTTTTGCCGAAGAAATTTCAAGTGCAGATGTAACTGATATGCCCGAATTAATAAATAATTGGATGGATATTGATAAAATCACATCTTACATTGTGGTGGACCGTACAATTAAAAATGATGATGGGGTTTTTCATTGGTACTGCAGTGATGGATGGTGTAGTAGTCATAACTACTACTGGTACGAGGACGTTGAACAAAATAAAATTCATTTAATACCTTGGGATCTGGACAATTCCTTTGAAAATATAATAGAAGTTGAAAACCCATGGACTCAAGTGGTTGACCCTTTAGGTCAAATAACGGCAAATTGCGAACCATTTAATGCAGGGCCGCTAATGCAACGTTCTGCATCATGTGACAAGCTAACCTCTGGATGGGCAAGTTTTACAGAAGAATTAAATCAAAAAAAGAGTCAGCTAATCAATGGTCCTATGACAGCTATTAACACCAATCGTTTAATAGACAAATGGTCTACTCAAATAAGAGAAGCAACCATTGAGGCAAGAAATCTTCATGATGATGCTGTTTCATTGGAAAGATGGGAAGAGCAAGTAAATGAATTAAAGCTCAAACTTGAATACGCCAGAAACAATTAG
- a CDS encoding c-type cytochrome domain-containing protein, with translation MNQKTNWRWIDYLIFGLTIFLVFCIIFDSFLELSAIFAWLGRWHPVILHFPIVLLALSIFLGLSKKNVPQLLLTVTTISALITAISGFFLGAEISVKGDLLLRHQWLGSGVALLTVIWFWILRYELEYKSILKIIQIVLIGLILLTGHFGGMLTHGEDFLTLPSSEESDKIPENPLIYEHIVGRIIKEKCVSCHNPNKKKGQLVMTGLSEILKGGEIGNTIVPTKPEESEMIKRLHLPLENDEHMPPDGKNPLSENEIQILERWITLGALDTLRLAHLSGAEPMRALIKEMMEPDPMNKWENLPKVADSTILNLSSDYINITRVASNSEAIKINAFLSPNHSQKSITDLKRIANNIVELDLSGIPIGPPEAEMMAACTNLEWLELDRTSISDEELDKLRGLKNLRLLKIYKTNVTDKSISVFKSLSNLKSLYLWRTGIGSKALNEFLKERPDLDVDVGIEKKVESFVVVADSIPKT, from the coding sequence ATGAATCAAAAGACTAATTGGCGATGGATTGATTATTTGATTTTTGGATTGACCATATTCTTGGTTTTCTGTATTATTTTCGACTCTTTTCTTGAGTTGTCCGCTATTTTTGCTTGGTTGGGAAGATGGCATCCAGTAATATTGCATTTCCCAATCGTACTTCTGGCCTTGTCAATTTTTTTGGGACTTTCAAAAAAAAATGTGCCTCAATTATTGTTAACGGTCACGACGATTTCAGCATTAATAACGGCGATTTCTGGATTTTTCTTAGGCGCTGAGATTTCCGTTAAGGGTGATTTACTTTTAAGGCACCAATGGCTGGGTTCTGGAGTAGCTTTATTAACTGTCATTTGGTTTTGGATACTCCGTTATGAACTAGAATATAAGTCCATCTTAAAAATTATTCAGATTGTATTGATTGGTTTGATTCTATTAACGGGTCATTTTGGAGGAATGTTGACTCACGGGGAGGATTTTTTAACACTGCCATCATCTGAGGAGAGTGATAAAATACCTGAAAATCCACTCATATACGAGCATATTGTAGGTAGGATAATAAAAGAGAAATGTGTTTCATGTCATAACCCAAATAAGAAAAAAGGGCAATTGGTGATGACTGGTTTGAGTGAAATTTTAAAAGGGGGAGAGATTGGAAATACAATTGTCCCCACTAAGCCAGAAGAAAGTGAAATGATAAAAAGGTTACATCTGCCTTTAGAAAATGATGAGCATATGCCTCCCGATGGAAAGAATCCATTAAGTGAAAATGAAATTCAGATTTTGGAGCGTTGGATAACCTTAGGGGCACTTGATACTTTACGTTTAGCCCATCTGTCAGGGGCAGAGCCAATGCGTGCTTTGATTAAGGAAATGATGGAGCCTGACCCTATGAATAAGTGGGAAAACCTTCCAAAAGTGGCAGATAGCACAATCTTGAATCTGTCGTCGGATTATATTAATATTACAAGGGTTGCTAGCAATTCAGAAGCTATTAAAATCAATGCTTTTCTTTCTCCGAACCATAGTCAGAAATCGATAACTGATTTGAAACGAATTGCCAACAATATTGTGGAATTGGATTTAAGTGGTATTCCAATCGGACCGCCTGAAGCTGAAATGATGGCTGCATGTACCAATTTGGAATGGTTAGAGTTAGATCGAACTTCTATTTCAGATGAAGAATTAGATAAACTAAGAGGTTTGAAGAACCTGCGATTGTTAAAAATATACAAGACCAATGTTACTGATAAAAGTATTTCGGTTTTCAAAAGCCTTTCCAATCTTAAAAGCCTTTATCTTTGGAGGACAGGTATTGGGTCCAAAGCTTTGAATGAATTTTTAAAGGAACGACCAGATCTTGACGTTGATGTTGGAATTGAAAAGAAAGTGGAGTCATTCGTTGTGGTGGCAGATTCGATTCCCAAAACATGA
- a CDS encoding formylglycine-generating enzyme family protein, with protein MTIQRITFLVSFFTVFFSIQSCKTTSAVAEPVKAKANEVYTETVPIANVSFDMVLIPEGDFLMGSPKGEEFRKDDEGPQKKASLDAFWMGKHEVTWEMFQLFFKQNQELFTELEPDKLSAIDAITRPSPPYEDPSYGMGKDDFPAVSMSTYSALVFCKWLSEITGKLYRLPTEAEWEYAARAGSNTAYEFGNSEEDIDKYAVYYKNSNGKYARVGSKLPNKWGLHDMHGNVAEWTMDQYKADAYANTEEKNPWVIPRVFHPRVIRGGSWDDDAKSLRSAARMASSVKLQKRDPQIPKSFWWFTDSNFVGMRLVSPKVQPSKEEQQKYWQMVLDEG; from the coding sequence ATGACCATTCAAAGAATCACTTTTCTTGTATCATTTTTCACTGTTTTTTTTAGTATTCAATCCTGTAAAACCACTAGCGCAGTTGCAGAACCTGTCAAAGCGAAAGCAAATGAAGTTTACACTGAAACCGTGCCTATAGCCAATGTATCATTTGACATGGTTTTAATCCCTGAAGGGGATTTTCTCATGGGAAGCCCTAAAGGTGAAGAATTTAGAAAAGACGATGAGGGACCACAAAAGAAAGCCTCATTAGATGCCTTTTGGATGGGAAAACATGAGGTTACATGGGAAATGTTTCAATTGTTCTTTAAACAAAATCAAGAATTATTTACTGAGTTAGAACCAGATAAGCTCTCTGCCATAGATGCAATTACCAGACCAAGCCCCCCATACGAGGATCCGTCTTATGGAATGGGAAAAGATGATTTTCCAGCTGTAAGTATGTCAACCTATTCTGCACTTGTTTTTTGTAAATGGTTGAGTGAGATTACAGGAAAGTTGTACCGGCTGCCAACTGAAGCAGAATGGGAATATGCCGCTAGGGCTGGTTCAAATACAGCATACGAGTTTGGAAATTCAGAAGAAGATATAGATAAGTACGCGGTGTATTATAAAAACTCAAACGGTAAGTATGCCAGAGTTGGTTCAAAGCTTCCGAATAAGTGGGGACTTCATGACATGCATGGTAATGTTGCCGAGTGGACAATGGATCAGTATAAAGCCGATGCTTACGCAAATACTGAAGAAAAAAATCCATGGGTAATACCAAGAGTATTTCACCCTAGGGTGATTCGTGGCGGTTCTTGGGATGATGATGCAAAGAGTTTAAGGTCTGCTGCAAGAATGGCATCAAGTGTAAAATTGCAGAAAAGAGATCCACAGATACCAAAAAGTTTTTGGTGGTTTACAGATTCCAATTTTGTTGGTATGAGATTGGTGAGTCCAAAAGTGCAGCCAAGCAAAGAAGAACAACAAAAATATTGGCAAATGGTGCTTGATGAGGGGTAG
- a CDS encoding CPXCG motif-containing cysteine-rich protein: protein MLEHHFQCPFCWEEISMLIDSSIKSQTYIEDCEICCNPIEIVARFQKNELVEFGAKSIEQ from the coding sequence GTGTTAGAGCACCATTTTCAATGCCCTTTTTGCTGGGAAGAAATATCTATGTTGATAGACTCTTCAATTAAGTCCCAAACCTATATCGAGGACTGTGAGATTTGCTGTAATCCTATTGAAATTGTAGCTAGATTTCAAAAAAATGAGCTTGTTGAATTTGGGGCAAAAAGTATAGAACAATAG
- a CDS encoding YceI family protein, producing MKNLIIALFTIGCFSIAWSQEKYSLSSESSLTVDGSSTLHDWTVTANTIDGALINEGNVLKEVSFSVEVASIISERGKTMDKKTHNALKKEEHPQVLFSAANVAFSGGDNQSISGKLNIAGVEKDVVFSTTIKNTGDLQITGNYKITLQDYNMEPPTAMFGSIVVGDDVTVNFDLIFVKN from the coding sequence ATGAAAAATTTAATAATTGCATTATTTACGATAGGGTGTTTCTCAATTGCCTGGTCACAAGAAAAATATTCTTTATCAAGTGAGAGTTCGCTGACGGTTGACGGATCTTCAACTTTACATGATTGGACCGTAACTGCTAATACCATTGATGGGGCATTGATTAATGAGGGCAATGTTCTCAAAGAGGTGTCCTTTAGTGTTGAAGTTGCGAGCATTATAAGTGAACGTGGTAAAACGATGGATAAGAAAACTCATAATGCACTTAAAAAGGAAGAGCATCCTCAGGTTTTATTTTCGGCTGCCAACGTCGCTTTTTCAGGAGGTGATAACCAAAGTATTTCAGGTAAATTAAATATTGCGGGAGTTGAGAAAGATGTTGTGTTTTCAACTACCATTAAGAATACAGGGGATTTACAAATAACTGGAAACTACAAAATCACCCTGCAGGACTATAATATGGAGCCGCCAACGGCAATGTTCGGGTCAATTGTAGTTGGTGACGATGTAACCGTAAATTTTGACTTAATATTTGTGAAGAATTAA
- a CDS encoding TolC family protein produces MRNRIFFSILISSLFFLGMQAQDKLLSKEEAMALALENNYGINVAKNQVEAAKNNKSILNSGYLPTITGTAGANYNRDDSVIEFPGQLNQDGTARADVDIYKAEAQRYNSSLTANYTLFDGLGRHYNFKKLKEQYQLSELQARETIENTMLQLFSVYFEVARLTENENVLKQALEISRDRFKRSEYAFEYGQNTKLDILNAQVDITNDSINVLNARQRLVNTKRDLNVLLNQNLSELYSVDTLIAFVPMLQLEEFIEQAMLNNVAMLQTDKTLNINAYDIKVQKSGYLPKVGLNGSYGWNLNQSAASAFFPGTNTDTWNFGLGASLTWNLFDGGGTNVRVRNAKIAFENQELLKKQIELEVNRDIQNALAIYENRLKIFHIQEQNVITNQNNFERSKEQFQLGRITSIAFRQAQINLLNAQTNKNLAKYDAKLSELQLLQLTGQLLNVEL; encoded by the coding sequence ATGAGAAATAGAATATTTTTTTCAATCTTAATTTCAAGTTTGTTTTTCTTGGGAATGCAAGCTCAAGACAAACTACTATCCAAAGAAGAGGCAATGGCTTTGGCATTGGAAAATAACTATGGGATTAATGTGGCCAAAAACCAAGTTGAAGCTGCAAAAAACAATAAGAGTATATTAAACTCTGGATACCTGCCAACGATCACTGGGACGGCGGGCGCCAATTATAATAGGGATGATTCTGTTATTGAATTCCCCGGGCAATTAAATCAAGATGGTACAGCAAGGGCAGATGTTGATATATACAAGGCAGAAGCTCAACGCTATAATTCATCCTTAACTGCGAACTATACCTTATTTGATGGTTTGGGAAGACATTATAATTTCAAAAAGCTAAAAGAGCAATATCAATTAAGTGAGTTACAAGCAAGGGAGACTATTGAGAATACTATGTTGCAATTGTTCAGTGTATATTTTGAAGTCGCAAGACTAACAGAAAACGAGAATGTTCTCAAACAGGCATTGGAGATTTCGAGGGATCGTTTTAAAAGATCGGAGTATGCTTTTGAATATGGTCAAAATACCAAATTAGATATTCTTAATGCACAGGTTGACATTACCAATGATAGTATTAATGTTTTGAATGCAAGGCAAAGATTGGTCAACACAAAGCGTGATCTAAATGTTCTTTTGAACCAGAATTTGAGTGAACTTTATTCGGTAGATACATTGATTGCATTTGTTCCTATGCTACAATTAGAAGAGTTTATTGAGCAAGCGATGTTAAACAATGTTGCCATGCTGCAAACGGATAAGACATTGAATATAAATGCTTATGATATAAAAGTCCAAAAATCAGGTTATTTGCCTAAAGTTGGCTTAAATGGATCATATGGTTGGAATTTGAACCAGAGCGCAGCTTCTGCCTTTTTTCCGGGTACCAATACTGATACATGGAATTTTGGGTTGGGAGCAAGCCTCACATGGAATCTTTTTGATGGAGGCGGAACTAATGTAAGGGTGAGAAATGCAAAGATCGCATTTGAAAACCAAGAACTTTTGAAAAAGCAGATTGAATTGGAAGTAAATCGTGATATACAAAATGCGTTGGCTATTTATGAGAATCGACTCAAGATATTTCACATACAGGAACAAAATGTAATAACCAATCAGAATAATTTTGAACGCTCAAAAGAACAGTTTCAATTGGGTAGGATTACTTCAATCGCGTTTAGACAGGCGCAGATCAATTTATTGAATGCTCAGACAAATAAGAACTTGGCGAAATATGACGCAAAACTGTCTGAACTTCAGTTATTACAATTAACAGGTCAATTGCTAAATGTAGAATTGTAA
- a CDS encoding FAD:protein FMN transferase, producing MFLVKWLLVFFSFLVCFSSLAQERFEYSYQQMGTQIKLIFYFDQKSEADEIADKAFRRIDELNQILSDYEPSSELNRLTRNTKKDFAVSNDLYRILKSSVKISKITKGAFDISTGSLIRLWRETHKTKALPSKSKLNKAKRKMGFEHISFRDPNIVNLNNKGIQLDLGGIGKGYTADQIIKLLNLNGATSALVDMGGDICVSNPPPNRENWALAFSHYNKEGEEIIKKIKLNNAAVATSGDLYQFIEIEGERYSHIINPITGMALRNSIQVTTIAKTATEADAFASAFSVLGIERTRTLKPKLKNIHAFIIESRLKNQKSWSSPKFKSYIDTK from the coding sequence ATGTTTCTGGTTAAATGGCTATTGGTGTTTTTCTCCTTTTTAGTATGTTTTTCCTCTTTGGCCCAGGAGCGTTTTGAATATTCTTATCAACAAATGGGCACTCAGATTAAGCTCATTTTTTATTTTGACCAAAAGTCTGAAGCAGATGAAATTGCCGACAAGGCTTTTAGAAGAATTGATGAATTAAACCAAATCTTAAGCGATTATGAACCTAGCAGCGAACTAAATCGCTTAACTAGAAATACGAAGAAGGATTTTGCAGTTAGCAATGACCTTTATAGAATTTTGAAATCTTCAGTCAAGATTTCAAAAATAACCAAAGGAGCTTTCGATATCAGTACCGGATCATTGATCCGGCTTTGGAGAGAAACCCATAAGACTAAAGCTCTTCCTTCAAAATCCAAATTGAATAAGGCAAAAAGAAAAATGGGGTTTGAACATATTTCTTTTAGAGACCCCAATATTGTCAATTTGAATAACAAAGGAATACAATTGGATTTGGGGGGCATTGGCAAAGGGTACACCGCTGATCAAATAATAAAACTTTTGAACTTAAATGGTGCCACTTCTGCTTTGGTTGATATGGGAGGGGATATTTGTGTAAGTAATCCGCCACCAAATAGAGAAAATTGGGCGTTGGCTTTTTCCCATTATAATAAAGAGGGGGAAGAAATCATTAAAAAAATAAAACTTAATAATGCCGCCGTGGCTACTTCTGGCGATTTATATCAATTTATTGAAATAGAAGGTGAAAGATATTCCCATATAATCAATCCTATTACCGGCATGGCCTTGAGAAATAGTATTCAAGTAACTACGATAGCCAAAACGGCTACTGAAGCCGATGCGTTCGCATCGGCATTCAGTGTTCTTGGAATTGAACGGACTAGGACATTGAAGCCAAAACTGAAAAATATACATGCTTTTATCATTGAAAGTAGATTAAAAAATCAAAAAAGTTGGTCGAGTCCTAAGTTCAAAAGCTATATAGACACGAAATAG
- a CDS encoding PSD1 and planctomycete cytochrome C domain-containing protein, with the protein MKQRILLFTILFGVVMILLALTKGVFKTQKDGYTDLALPETVDYNFHVKPILSDKCYTCHGPDANKRKAGLRLDVESSAFSELPENPGNHAFVKGKPKTSLAYQNIISEDSDVVMPPADSKLKLNSYEKRLIKKWIEQGAKFQKHWAFLKPSKADSPKIEALTWPQNEIDYFILEKIEKNNLVPSKQARIETLIRRISLDLTGLPPRAEEVKKLVNSESANKIEQIVDYFLSSKAYGERMTQNWLDVARYADSHGYQDDSYRTMWPWRDWVIHAFNENLPYDEFLIWQLAGDLLPNATKEQILATGFNRNHPITQEGGVIQEEYRTNYVLDRTNTLGKGILGLTLECARCHDHKYDAITQEDYYGLFSFFNHVNEKGIQMDAVQAANQKFFADPPYMTLTYEETRDVLSFVNIEEDVKINVMVMNDSTPRDTFILNRGNYDMPTDTVKPNAPKNIYPFKDELPKNRLGLAKWVTDKNNPLTARVFVNRIWAMVFGKGLVETVEDFGVQGSLPSHPELLDWLAADFMEHDWDIKYLLKKIMLSATYQQSSEVNSVLKNADPENKLLARAQRFRMSGEMIRDYILTSSGLLNEEIGGPSVKPYQPPGLWEETNAGGNRGVLTHYIRDDGDKLYRRSLYTLWKRTLPPASMSIFDAPSRDFCEVRRQKTNTPLQALALQNDIQVLEAARVLSQRAIASNEDKLEFVSAVFRQIMIREPEKDELRMLDKYYEDALDKFIKEPENAQQLVSIGEYEQSEVEPSKTAALMLTAQVIYNLDETITKE; encoded by the coding sequence ATGAAACAAAGAATACTGTTATTCACAATTTTATTTGGGGTGGTAATGATTCTTTTGGCCTTAACCAAAGGGGTGTTCAAAACTCAAAAGGATGGTTATACGGATCTTGCCTTACCAGAAACAGTGGATTACAATTTTCATGTAAAACCGATACTTTCAGATAAATGTTATACATGTCATGGTCCCGACGCCAATAAACGTAAAGCTGGGTTGCGGCTTGATGTTGAAAGTTCTGCTTTTTCTGAACTACCTGAGAACCCGGGTAACCATGCTTTTGTAAAAGGCAAACCCAAAACAAGTCTTGCATATCAAAATATAATATCTGAGGACTCGGATGTTGTTATGCCTCCAGCTGATTCCAAGCTTAAGTTAAATTCATATGAGAAGCGATTGATAAAAAAATGGATAGAACAAGGGGCGAAATTTCAAAAACATTGGGCATTTTTAAAGCCCTCGAAAGCTGATTCTCCCAAAATAGAAGCTCTAACATGGCCACAAAACGAGATAGATTATTTTATTCTGGAGAAAATAGAAAAAAACAACCTAGTTCCATCGAAGCAGGCAAGAATTGAAACTTTAATTAGAAGAATCAGTTTAGACTTGACAGGACTTCCCCCTAGAGCCGAAGAAGTAAAAAAACTTGTCAATAGTGAATCGGCCAATAAAATCGAACAAATTGTCGACTATTTTTTGTCATCTAAAGCATATGGTGAACGCATGACCCAAAACTGGTTGGATGTTGCCAGATATGCTGATTCACACGGTTATCAGGATGATAGTTATCGCACAATGTGGCCATGGCGTGATTGGGTCATTCATGCCTTCAATGAAAACTTACCTTATGATGAGTTCTTGATCTGGCAATTGGCCGGTGATTTACTCCCCAATGCCACAAAAGAACAAATATTGGCCACGGGTTTTAATAGAAACCATCCCATTACACAAGAAGGAGGTGTGATTCAAGAAGAATATAGGACTAATTATGTGCTTGATAGAACAAATACACTAGGGAAAGGAATTTTAGGTCTTACTCTGGAGTGTGCCCGTTGTCATGACCATAAGTATGATGCGATAACCCAAGAAGATTATTACGGATTGTTTTCCTTTTTTAACCACGTCAATGAAAAGGGAATTCAGATGGATGCTGTACAAGCGGCTAACCAGAAATTTTTTGCCGATCCACCATATATGACATTGACCTACGAAGAAACAAGGGATGTACTGTCTTTTGTTAATATTGAAGAAGATGTGAAGATCAATGTGATGGTCATGAATGATTCAACTCCTAGAGATACTTTTATATTGAATCGCGGTAATTATGACATGCCAACAGATACTGTGAAACCCAATGCCCCTAAGAATATTTATCCTTTTAAAGATGAATTACCTAAAAACAGATTAGGCTTGGCAAAATGGGTAACAGATAAAAATAATCCACTGACTGCCAGAGTATTTGTCAATCGAATTTGGGCAATGGTTTTTGGTAAAGGTTTGGTAGAGACTGTCGAGGATTTCGGTGTTCAAGGAAGCCTACCCTCACATCCAGAACTTTTAGATTGGCTTGCCGCTGATTTTATGGAACACGATTGGGATATAAAATATCTATTGAAGAAAATAATGCTTTCTGCTACATACCAACAAAGTTCAGAGGTGAATTCGGTATTAAAGAATGCAGATCCAGAAAACAAGCTATTGGCAAGGGCCCAAAGATTTAGAATGAGCGGCGAAATGATTAGGGATTATATCTTGACCAGTAGTGGATTGTTGAATGAAGAAATAGGAGGACCAAGTGTTAAACCATATCAGCCGCCCGGTTTGTGGGAGGAAACCAATGCGGGTGGAAATAGAGGTGTCTTAACTCATTACATACGGGATGACGGTGATAAATTATACCGCAGGTCATTATATACGTTGTGGAAAAGGACTTTGCCACCAGCTAGTATGTCAATTTTTGATGCGCCAAGCAGAGATTTTTGCGAAGTGCGAAGACAAAAAACAAACACCCCATTACAAGCCTTGGCCTTACAAAACGATATTCAGGTCCTAGAGGCAGCCCGTGTTTTGTCGCAAAGGGCTATAGCATCAAATGAAGATAAATTAGAATTTGTTAGCGCTGTTTTTAGACAAATAATGATTAGAGAGCCCGAAAAGGACGAACTGAGAATGCTAGATAAATATTATGAAGATGCCTTGGATAAATTTATAAAGGAACCTGAAAATGCCCAACAATTGGTAAGCATAGGGGAATATGAACAATCAGAAGTTGAACCGAGCAAAACTGCGGCTTTAATGTTAACGGCCCAGGTAATCTATAATTTGGACGAAACTATTACGAAAGAATAA
- a CDS encoding DUF1501 domain-containing protein, which yields MDKTNDENPLKVNRRHFFSQLSVGIGSLALGSLLIPDLFKGGPKELADMPLGIPHFAPKAKRVIYLFQAGAPSQLETFDHKPTLRKRMGEDLPDSIRNGQRLTGMTSGQDKFPLMPPTVKFKQHGNSGAWVSDFFPHIAKIADDICIVRSMHTEAINHDPAITFFQTGSQISGRPSMGSWMSYGLGSENKNLPSFVVLTSRGKGNSQGLYSKLWSSGFLDSKHQGVLLRSGKDPVLYLNDPEGISRSDKRHLLDHVSSLNKMHHAETGDDEIESRIAQYEMAYRMQMSVPDVMDISKEPESIIKLYGEDCQVPGTYAANALQARRLAENGVRFIQLYHQGWDQHGNLHNEMAGQAKDVDQASAALVLDLKQRGMLEDTLVIWGGEFGRSNYCQGKFDPTNYGRDHHPRAFSIWMAGGGIKPGLNYGKTDEFGYNIIENPVHINDFHATLMHSLGLDHEQLTYKYQGRRFRLTDVAGNVIKDLLA from the coding sequence ATGGATAAAACAAATGATGAGAATCCATTAAAGGTCAATAGAAGACATTTCTTTTCACAGCTAAGTGTGGGAATAGGATCATTGGCATTGGGGTCGCTTTTAATTCCAGATCTTTTTAAAGGTGGGCCAAAGGAATTGGCAGATATGCCATTGGGAATTCCCCATTTTGCACCAAAAGCCAAGCGGGTCATTTACTTGTTTCAGGCAGGAGCACCTTCCCAATTGGAAACCTTCGATCATAAACCAACCCTGCGTAAACGTATGGGTGAGGATTTGCCGGATTCTATTAGAAATGGACAAAGGCTAACTGGCATGACCTCCGGTCAGGACAAATTTCCACTTATGCCGCCAACAGTAAAATTCAAACAACATGGGAACAGTGGAGCATGGGTGAGTGATTTTTTCCCTCATATCGCTAAAATAGCTGATGACATTTGTATTGTTCGGAGTATGCATACAGAGGCGATTAATCATGACCCTGCCATTACTTTTTTTCAAACAGGAAGTCAAATATCGGGGCGACCAAGTATGGGGTCCTGGATGAGTTATGGTCTAGGGAGCGAGAATAAGAACCTGCCTTCTTTTGTTGTTTTGACCTCAAGAGGAAAAGGCAATAGTCAGGGTTTGTATTCTAAGTTATGGTCGAGTGGTTTTTTAGATTCAAAACATCAGGGAGTTTTGTTACGCTCAGGAAAAGATCCTGTATTATATCTTAACGACCCAGAGGGTATTTCCCGTTCAGATAAAAGACATTTATTGGATCATGTATCCTCTCTAAACAAAATGCATCATGCCGAAACCGGTGATGATGAGATAGAATCCCGTATTGCCCAATATGAAATGGCATATCGTATGCAGATGTCTGTTCCAGATGTTATGGATATTTCAAAAGAGCCCGAATCTATCATTAAATTGTACGGGGAAGATTGTCAGGTGCCGGGTACATATGCGGCAAATGCATTGCAGGCTAGAAGACTTGCTGAAAATGGAGTACGGTTTATTCAGTTATATCACCAAGGTTGGGATCAGCACGGCAATCTTCATAATGAAATGGCTGGCCAAGCCAAAGATGTTGATCAGGCCTCCGCAGCATTGGTTCTAGATTTGAAACAACGTGGTATGTTAGAAGATACCTTGGTAATTTGGGGGGGCGAATTTGGTAGGAGCAATTATTGTCAAGGGAAGTTTGATCCAACCAATTACGGGCGAGATCATCATCCCAGGGCCTTTAGTATCTGGATGGCCGGAGGTGGTATAAAACCAGGACTGAATTATGGTAAAACTGATGAATTTGGTTATAATATTATTGAAAACCCTGTTCATATTAACGACTTTCATGCTACGCTAATGCATTCACTTGGGCTTGACCATGAGCAATTGACCTATAAATACCAAGGGCGCAGATTTAGATTGACAGATGTTGCCGGAAATGTTATTAAAGACCTTTTAGCTTAA